One genomic window of Quercus robur chromosome 6, dhQueRobu3.1, whole genome shotgun sequence includes the following:
- the LOC126689171 gene encoding vesicle-associated protein 2-2-like isoform X2 yields MSTSKVMSTEILEIQPQELKFTFEVKKQSSCSIRLGNNSDQYVAFKVKTTSPKKYCVRPNTGVIKPKMTCDFTVTMQAQRAAPPDMQCKDKFLIQSTVIPFGSTEEDITSDMFAKDSGKYIVEKKLRVILTAPPPSPILLPINGVLKQDPSCEASMQKDIVRSGVENIPPPQRVDEDVKGIETAEDMDELRAVDFVDSRPVYNVEELKVEKNDVELNLAKDFEDLKLKLNVMDSTLREAEFTIMKLTEERRMTNLEKDRLKHELEMLRKNSVKRTQVGFPLLYVCMVALVSVALGYLMHL; encoded by the exons ATGTCCACTTCcaa AGTCATGAGTACGGAGATTTTGGAGATTCAACCCCAGGAACTCAAATTTACAT ttgaGGTGAAGAAACAAAGTTCATGCTCGATTCGACTGGGCAATAACTCTGATCAGTATGTTGCTTTTAAG GTCAAAACGACATCTCCGAAGAAGTATTGTGTGCGGCCAAATACAGGTGTTATTAAGCCAAAAATGACATGTGATTTTACAG TTACCATGCAAGCTCAGCGTGCAGCTCCACCTGATATGCAATGCAAGGACAAGTTCCTGATTCAGAGCACTGTTATTCCCTTTGGGTCAACTGAGGAGGATATTACTTCTGACATG TTTGCAAAAGATAGTGGCAAATACATTGTAGAGAAGAAGCTTAGGGTGATCCTAACTGCTCCACCTCCTTCCCCAATACTGCTACCAATTAATGGAGTATTGAAGCAAGATCCATCTTGTGAAGCTTCAATGCAAAAAGACATAGTACGGAGTGGAGTTGAAAACATACCTCCACCTCAGAGA GTCGATGAGGATGTTAAGGGGATTGAAACTGCGGAGGATATGGATGAGTTAAGAGCAGTTGATTTTGTGGACTCTAGACCTGTTTACAATGTGGAGGAATTGAAAGTGGAGAAGAATGATGTTGAGCTGAATTTAGCCAAGGATTTTGAGGATTTGAAATTGAAGCTAAATGTGATGGATTCAACGCTAAGAGAG GCTGAATTTACAATCATGAAGCTGACAGAAGAGAGGCGCATGACCAATCTAGAGAAGGATAGACTAAAGCATGAATTG GAGATGTTGAGGAAGAACAGTGTGAAACGAACTCAAGTGGGCTTCCCCCTACTGTATGTCTGTATGGTTGCTCTTGTCAGCGTGGCACTTGGATACCTTATGCATCTATAG
- the LOC126689171 gene encoding vesicle-associated protein 1-2-like isoform X1 — protein MSTSKVMSTEILEIQPQELKFTFEVKKQSSCSIRLGNNSDQYVAFKVKTTSPKKYCVRPNTGVIKPKMTCDFTVTMQAQRAAPPDMQCKDKFLIQSTVIPFGSTEEDITSDMFAKDSGKYIVEKKLRVILTAPPPSPILLPINGVLKQDPSCEASMQKDIVRSGVENIPPPQRVDEDVKGIETAEDMDELRAVDFVDSRPVYNVEELKVEKNDVELNLAKDFEDLKLKLNVMDSTLREAEFTIMKLTEERRMTNLEKDRLKHELASMQEMLRKNSVKRTQVGFPLLYVCMVALVSVALGYLMHL, from the exons ATGTCCACTTCcaa AGTCATGAGTACGGAGATTTTGGAGATTCAACCCCAGGAACTCAAATTTACAT ttgaGGTGAAGAAACAAAGTTCATGCTCGATTCGACTGGGCAATAACTCTGATCAGTATGTTGCTTTTAAG GTCAAAACGACATCTCCGAAGAAGTATTGTGTGCGGCCAAATACAGGTGTTATTAAGCCAAAAATGACATGTGATTTTACAG TTACCATGCAAGCTCAGCGTGCAGCTCCACCTGATATGCAATGCAAGGACAAGTTCCTGATTCAGAGCACTGTTATTCCCTTTGGGTCAACTGAGGAGGATATTACTTCTGACATG TTTGCAAAAGATAGTGGCAAATACATTGTAGAGAAGAAGCTTAGGGTGATCCTAACTGCTCCACCTCCTTCCCCAATACTGCTACCAATTAATGGAGTATTGAAGCAAGATCCATCTTGTGAAGCTTCAATGCAAAAAGACATAGTACGGAGTGGAGTTGAAAACATACCTCCACCTCAGAGA GTCGATGAGGATGTTAAGGGGATTGAAACTGCGGAGGATATGGATGAGTTAAGAGCAGTTGATTTTGTGGACTCTAGACCTGTTTACAATGTGGAGGAATTGAAAGTGGAGAAGAATGATGTTGAGCTGAATTTAGCCAAGGATTTTGAGGATTTGAAATTGAAGCTAAATGTGATGGATTCAACGCTAAGAGAG GCTGAATTTACAATCATGAAGCTGACAGAAGAGAGGCGCATGACCAATCTAGAGAAGGATAGACTAAAGCATGAATTG GCTTCTATGCAGGAGATGTTGAGGAAGAACAGTGTGAAACGAACTCAAGTGGGCTTCCCCCTACTGTATGTCTGTATGGTTGCTCTTGTCAGCGTGGCACTTGGATACCTTATGCATCTATAG